The stretch of DNA TCCTGTTCTTCTTGCACACTCAAGAAAGTCAAGTATTGGAGTTGCTCTTGGCAACCTGCCTCCTGAGGAAAGGCTTGAGGGAACTATAGCAATATCCTGTTATGCAGCCTTAAAGGGAATCGAAATGGTAAGAGTTCATGATGTTAAAGAAAACAAAAGGGCTATTAGAATGATTGAGGTGCTGAGATGAACAAGGTTTATGTAGCATTTGGAACTAATATAGGCGATAAGACTGACAATATAGAACAGGCGCTTAAACTTATGGAGGATAGAGGACTTAAAATAATAAAAAAATCAAGCATAGTTTCAACAGAACCCTATGGGTATACAAATCAGCCTGAGTTTTTAAACGGAGTTGTTGAGGTAATAACCGATTTAAATCCAAGGCAGGTTCTTGAAACACTTCTTAATATTGAAAAGGACATGGGAAGAATAAGAGAGTTTAAGTGGGGACCAAGAAATATTGACTTAGATATAATTTTTTTCAACAGCGATGTCATTAATGAGGAAGATCTTAAGATTCCTCATCCTGATATGCATAATAGGGAATTTGTTTTAAAACCCTTATGTGAAATAGCACCTGAACTTGTTCATCCTATATTGAAAAAATCAATTAA from Caloramator mitchellensis encodes:
- the folK gene encoding 2-amino-4-hydroxy-6-hydroxymethyldihydropteridine diphosphokinase, giving the protein MNKVYVAFGTNIGDKTDNIEQALKLMEDRGLKIIKKSSIVSTEPYGYTNQPEFLNGVVEVITDLNPRQVLETLLNIEKDMGRIREFKWGPRNIDLDIIFFNSDVINEEDLKIPHPDMHNREFVLKPLCEIAPELVHPILKKSINQLLDELQ